The following DNA comes from Desulfobaculum xiamenense.
TCCGAAACTCTCTCCCTATCGCGAACGCATCCGCGACAACGTGGCCCGGCTGCTGCGCATCGACGCACAGCGCGTCAACTTCAAGGCCACCACCGAGGAAGGTCTCGGCTTTACCGGCGAGAAGCTCGGCATCAAGGCTGTGGCCTGCGTCACGGCGCTTCGCCACGGTTAATCGCCATTCACGGCTGTTGCGCCCGCAAACTGGCATTTCCCCCAACGCTTTGACGCATGGGGGCATTTGGTGCATGATGCCACCCCTGTCAGACATTGGCGCAATCACCGCGCACAGCACGGAAAACGACAACAAACAGACCGAGTGATACCGGAGTACGGCCCATGCAGCTCTACAATACGATGACCCGCCAGAAGGAAGAGTTCACACCGCTCAGGGACAACCATGTCCGCATGTACGCCTGCGGCATAACCGCCTACGACTACTGTCACATCGGTCATGCCCGATCCGCCGTGGTCTTCGACGTGCTCGTGCGCCACCTCCGCCATCTCGGCTACGATGTCGTCTTCGCCCGCAACTTCACTGACGTGGACGACAAGATCATCAACCGCGCCAACGAGAACGGCGAAGACCCCATGGCCCTCGCCCTGCGCTTCATTGCCGCGTTCCACGAGGACATGGACCGGCTGAACGTCCTGCGCGCCGACATCGAACCCAAGGCCACCGAGCATATCGACGAAATGCTCGCCCTGACCTCGAAGCTCATCGAGACCGGCCACGCCTACGCCACGCCCTCCGGCGACGTGTACTTCCGCGTGCGGTCCTTCGACGCCTACGGCAAGCTCTCCGGCCGCGACGTGGACGAGATGCGCTCCGGCGCACGTGTGCAGCCCGGCGACGAGAAGGAAGACCCGCTGGACTTCGCCCTGTGGAAAGCCGCCAAACCCGGCGAACCCACGTGGGACAGCCCGTGGGGCCCCGGACGCCCCGGCTGGCACCTCGAATGCTCCGCCATGAGCGACAAGCACCTCCAGCTTCCCTTCGACATTCACGGCGGTGGGCAGGACCTCATCTTCCCGCACCACGAGAACGAAATCGCCCAGTCCGAGGCCGCCACGGCTACTGAAATGGCCCGCTTCTGGGTGCACAACGGCTTTGTGCAGGTCAACTCCGAGAAGATGTCCAAGTCGCTTGGCAACTTCTCCACCATCCGCGACATTCTGGAGTCCTACCTGCCCGAGACGCTGCGCTACTTCCTGCTGACCAAGCACTACCGCAGCCCCATCGATTTCACGCCCGACAACATGCTTGAGTCCGAAAAGAACCTCAAGCGCATCTACACCGCCCGCTGCGAAATCCGCGCGGCCCTCACCCGCGAGAAGTGGTCCGGTGCGCAGTTGCCCGCTGAGATCACCGAGGAACTGGCGCACATCGAAGCCGAATGGACCCGCGCCATGGATGACGACATCAACACGGCAGCCGCGCTTGGCCATGTGTTCGGTCTCGTCCGCCTTGCCGGTCGCGTGGCCGAGGACAAGACCATGCGCAAAAGCGAAGGCGCGCGTGTTCTGTGGAATCGCGTCCAGTATTTGCTGTCCTCGTGGGGCACGGTGCTCGGCGTGTTCAATCAGGACCCGGACGAATTCCTCGCCGCGCTTCGCACCATGAAGATTCGCCGCAACAGGATTGACCTCAGTCAGGTCGAGGAACTGCTCGCTCGCCGCGCCAAGGCCCGGGCGGACAAGGATTTCGCCACCTCCGACGCCGTGCGCGACGAACTCGCCGCCATGGACATCGAGGTGAAGGACACCCCCGCCGGGCAGGAATGGGACGTCATCTAACCGCCCAAAGACATGACACATCAAAGCGCCCGTCTCCCATGGAGGCGGGCGCTTTTCATTTTCCCTGCCGAGCGCGGCGCTCGTGCGCGCGAACCCTGTCCACCGCATCGAAAATGGAGTAGGTTGAAGGATACGCCCAAGGACTCCAACGTATTTCGGACACCTGAACCAAGCGCAGGTGAATGTGCCACGAAAGAGAGCCCTCGCCACATCCGCCCCGCCATGCAAGGTTTCGCGTCGATTCCTTTCTCTCCTGCTGGCGTTGACTAGCGCATTCCTGTGCGCAATCGAGCTGCCGGGGGTTCGAACGGCTACAGCGCAGGAGATTACCACGGCCGCCGTGCCGAGATATTTCCCACCCCACTATGACACGGACGAAAAGGGCAACCCCGTCGGCTTCGCCATCGACGTCATGAATGCCATAGCGAAACGGGCAGGTCTGACCGTCCACTACAGCGTCTACGACAACTGGGACCTCGCCCAGACGGCCCTCAAGACAGGACAGGCGCAGGTCATTCCGAACATGGGCATCACGAGCCGTCGCTCCGAGTACGCCGAATTCACCTCGCCCCTCGAAACCTTCGAAATCTCATATTTCATCCGCGCCTCCGCGCCAGACATCAACACGCTGGAGGACCTCGAAGGCAGACGTATAGGCACGGTTCAAGCCAACGTCGGGCACTCCATCGTCTCGTCCAGCCCCGCGTTCGTCGAAGTGATGACGGATGACCTGCGCGATCTCGTCCTTCTGCTGCTTTCTGGGCAGGTGGACGCGATCATCTATCCGGCCCCCCTCGTATGGCGCATGGCCCGCATGCTCGGCATCGAGGACCGCATCGCCTCGCTTGAACCTCCCGCCATGGAAGTCAAACGCGCCATGGCAGTGGCCCGTGGAAACACCGCGCTGCTCGTCGCGCTGGACCGCGAGGTGCGCCACTTCGTCACCGAGGACGAATTCGAGCACATCTACGTGAAATGGTATGGAAGAAAAACTCCCTACTGGTCCGCCCAGCGCATCCTACTCATCTCGGGCGGGCTGATCTTCCTCACGGCGATGACGCTACTCCTGTGGCGCTATCGCTCCGTCTGCGCCATCAACAGAAAACTCGTCCAGAGCATGGCCGAACGCGACGCCGCGCAAAAGGCACTGGCGCTTCGCGAGCACCAGTACAGCCTCGTCGCCCAAAACCTCATGGAAGGAATCTGGGTTGTGGACAAGCAGGACAGCACCATATTCGTCAATTCACGCATGGCCGAAATGCTCGGCCTCGACGAATCGCGACTTCTCTCTACCAAACTGCAGGCCTTTCTGCCCGAAGACGAAAGGCTACCAGCCAAGGAGCGCCTGCAAGCCCTACGCGAAGGCCACGGCGGCACATACGATGTGGAATTGCGCAGGGCGGACGGCACCATCTTCCCCACGCGGCTCGTCACCGCGCCGATCCAAAACGAAACGGGCGAGTATGACGGAACGCTTGCCTGTGTGCTCGACATGTCCGAAACCGTAAAGCGTATGAAGGAATTGCGCGTAGCCCAAACGACGTTATCTGCCGCCAGCCGCACGCAATCCGAATTCCTCGCCATGATGAGCCACGAAATCCGCACCCCCCTCAACGGGCTATTGAGCATGCTCCAACTGCTCGACAAGACACGCCTGGACAAGGAACAGCGCGGCTTCGTCGACAACGCCTTGCGTGCCGGGCGTGGACTCATCACCCTGCTCAACGACGTGCTCGACATTTCGCGCCTCGCTCCCGACACGCTCACCGTCCGCTCGGAACCTCTGTCCATTGCGGAAACGCTAAAGACCGTCGTGGACAGCTTCGCACCCGAAGCCACAACCAAAGGCCTTACGCTCGGTTGGGACATGGCTCCCAACATACCGGACCGGGTGTACGGCGATGCGCAGAAACTCCGGCAGGTCCTGTTCAATCTTCTGGGAAACGCCATCAAATTCACGGAGCGCGGAGGGGTGGTCATCATGGCCAACGCGCTACCCTATCGCCCGAATCAGCGGCTCGTAATCCATATCTTCGTGGCGGACACAGGCATAGGATTCAGCGAAAATCGCCTTGAGACCAGCTTTGATCTTCAGGAAGGCTCATCTCCAGAGCACTGCCTCGGGCTTGGGATCGTAAAGCGCATGATCAGTCTAATGGGCGGAACGCTGTCCGTGGAATCGGCCGAAACGCAGGGAACCACTGTCCATTTCACGTTCCAGGTCGATATTCCGGCCGCCCCGCCGTACGAGGTCATTGAGGACGTCCCGGCCGTCATGCCCGAGATTCTCCCCTGCATCCTCGTGGCCGAGGACGATAGGCTCAGCCGCATCGCGCTGGAGCGATTCCTGACACACCTTGGCTACCCGTTCCGCAGCGTGACCACGGGAAAGGAAGTTCTGGACCTGTTGGCGCAGGAAGAATTCGGTTGCATCCTGATGGACGTTCAGATGCCGGTGCTTGATGGGCTTCAGACGACACGGATCATTCGGGAGCGGCTCGACCTGGGCGACAAGGCGCAAATCCCCATCGTCGCCCTCACGGCGTTTGCCATGGAAGGCGACAGGGACCGCTTCATCGCGGCTGGCATGAACGACTATCTGCCCAAACCCGTCGAACTGGAAGAACTGGAAAGACTGCTCGCGAACATCGCCGCGGCAAATGGGACATTCCCGGTGGAAAACTAAGCGGCCCGTAACTGAGCGGCCCGAAAATGAAAAAAGAATCGGGAGCCGCTACCCCTTCCCGAAGAGACTCGTCTGGAGATCGACGATGGTGCGCGCCCCGCGCCCGCCCGAGGCAGGCCCGACAATGGGACCGTACCCGAGGCGCTGCGCCTGCTTGAGCCGAATGTCATGACTGGTGACCGGGCGAATCTGCCCGTTCAAATCCACCTCGCCCCAGACCACAGCCCCCTCCGGCAACGCCCTGTCGTAGAAGGACGACAGCACGGCGGCCACGATGCCCGCATCGAGGCCGGGGTCCGTCATCTTCAGTCCCCCGCCGATCTTGGTGTAGATGTCCACCTGCGACAGATTGAGCCGCAGACGCTTTTCGAGCACGGCCAGCAGCAGATGCAGCCGGTTGGCATCGAATCCTAGGGCCGTGCGGCGCGGAATGGCCAGAAACGACTTGCTGACCAGCGCCTGCACTTCCACCGCGAAGGGACGCTGCCCGTCGATGGCCATGACCAGCGCCGTGCCGGACAGGCCGGGGTTGCGATCCTGAAGGAAGAACGTGGACGGATCATGCACGACCTCCATGCCGGAACCGCGCATCTCGAAGACCACCATCTCGTGACTCGGGCCGAAGCGGTTCTTCATGACGCGCAGGATGCGGTACAGATGCCGCCTGTCGCCTTCGAGAGACAGCACCGTGTCCACCATGTGTTCGAGGAGCTTCGGGCCAGCAATCTGGCCGTCCTTGGTGACATGGCCGACAAGGATGAGCGTTGCGCCGTTGCTCTTGGCCGCCTCGATGAGCGACGTCGAAACCGCGCGCACCTGACTGACGCTGCCGGGAAGGCCTTCGACGTCATCGGAGGACAAGGTCTGCACGGAGTCCACGATCATGAGATCAGGACGATCCGGACCGCCGATGGCGGCCAGCGCGTCTTCGAGCCGTGTGGTGGAAAGGGCCAGCAAATCGGGCGGAGACGCCACCAGACGCTTCGCGCGGGCATGGACCTGACCGAGGGATTCCTCGGCGGAAAGATAAAGCGCTCGCCTGCCGCTACGGCTGATGCTCGCCGCGAGCTGGAGCAGAAGCGTGGACTTGCCGATGCCGGGATCGCCCGCAAGCAGCACGACGCCACCGGGCATGAGTCCCTTACCGAGCACCTGATCCAGCGCGTCGAGCCCACTGGAATACGGCACCGCGCGCTCCTCGGAAAAATCCGCAAGGGCGACCGGCGCATGAATGGCTCCCGCTGCGGCCTGCCGCGCGGTACCGGCCTTGCGCGGAGCGGTCTGCTCCGCCAGGCAATTCCACATGCCGCAGTGCGGGCACTGCCCCTGCCAGCGCGGAGAAACGCTCCCGCACTCGGAACAGACGTAGACGCTTTTCTTCTTCATGATGATGTACGCAATGGGCGGGCTGGGACGTTCGTGCCGGACGCGGACTACATGTCCACCGACTGGACGGCCACGACCTTGACCACGAACTCCGAAACGGCGTCGGAAGGCGAAAAGAACACGAACATAAACGGCGCTTCCTGTCCGGGCTGGAGATTCACGTTGTTGGACCCCACACCGGCTTCGTCGGTGAGGGCCTTCTCGATCTCCGCCTGATCCAGAACCTGAAGCTGGAACAGGGACAGGGTGTTCCCGCACAGCAGACGGCGGGAATCGAGCACGGCGTTCTTGTCGTCGAACAGGCTGGCCTCGACCTCGACAAGCTCCTTGGGAACCTCGAAACCGTTGATGGCGCGGCCCTCGATGACGAAGATGCGCCCGGCCTTCTCGTTGTCCACATAATACTGGCGGATGCTTTCAAGGGAGATGCGCTTGACCATCTCCTCCATCTGCTCGGCCTGCTCCATGGCAATCTCCTCCATGGCAGCCTTGCCGCCCAGAAACGCGGGGAGATACTGGGGAGCGAGAAAACGCAGGCCTGCATAGCTGCCACCGGCAAGCAGCGCAAAAATCATGAGCACGATGGCCACGGTCTTCGCACGACCGCCCTTGGCGGGCTTTGCGCCCTCATCGATATCAAAGGACAGGCTGCCGAGGCCTTCGAAGGATTCCTCCTCTCGCGCGGCATCCTTGCGAGCGGAAGGCTTTTCGGACGGTGCTTCGGACTTGCCCGCCTTTGGCGGGGCGGACGTGGGCGACAGGGTGAAGATATTCTCGCAGACGGTACAACGCACCTTGCGGCCCGCTGTCGCGAACTGTTCATCGAGATTGTACGTCGTGTGGCAATTCGGGCATTCTACGACCATATGTGAACCACTCTCCTTCAGCCCCCTCGCCCGGAGCCCTAGTCCTGTAACGCCAGCGGCAATGTCCGCCAGCTACTCGACGAGTTCGTAAATTCCGCCAAGCTCCCTGAATCGCTCCGCAAAATCCATTCCATACCCGACGATGTACCCTTTATCAATATGGAAACCCGGAAAGTCAACCTTTACGTCCACTTCGCGGCGTTCATACTTATCCACCAGCGCGGCCAACGCGAGGGCCTTCGGCTTGCGCTCCTCGAAGGTGCGCAGCAGGAAATCCATGGAATGCCCGGTATCGACGATGTCCTCGACGATGAGCACGTTCTTGTCCTTCAGGGTCGTCTCCACATCCTTGGAGAAGACCAGCTCTCCACTCTCGGTGCCACGGCCGTAGCTGGCCAGACGGACGAACTCAAGCTCAAGGTCAAGGTCGATGGTGCGCACGAGATCGGCAAAAAAGAGAAAACCGCCCTTGAGCACGCAGACGACGACGAGCGGCTCGCCGTTGAAGCGCTGGGTGATCTCGCGGCCGAGAACGGCGACCCTCTCCCGAATTTCCTCGGGAGTGATGACGACCTTCATGTTCTTTCCAGTCATATGTTCAACCTGTTTCCTTGGAGTTGTGACGTGTCATGCGCATGCGGAATCGAGCGACGGCCCGCTCACATAACCAGGAGCATGGCCGTCTCGTCGCAGTCGGGGAACTTGGGACAATTGAGACAGTCCGTCCACACCTTCTGCGGCAAAACGTCCTTTTCGACTTCCTCGAATCCGAGCCTCGCGAAAAAGCCGCTCACATACGTGAGAGTGAAGACCTTGTAAACCCCAAGCGTCACGGCCTCGGACAGGCAGGACTCCACGAGCTTGCGCCCGAAGCCCCGTCCCTTCAACTCCTCGACCACGGCAAGCGAGCGGATTTCGGCATGGTCGGCCCAGAAGATGGTCAGCGCGCAGCATCCGAGCACGCGCTCGTCGTCCCGGTCCACCAGCACATGGAAATCCCGCAGATGCGAATACAGGGAACTCAGCGAACGGGGCAGCAGTTGTCCCTTGGAGGCACACGACATGAGCAGGGCGTGAATGGCCTTCACGTCCTGCATCATTGCCTTGCGAATGTATGAACTCATTTCACTCTTTCCGGTTGAGAAGCTTATCGACAACGGGGGACAGTTCGTCCGCGGTAACCATGCCCTCATGATTCACGGCGAGTTTGCCCGCCGCATCGTAGACCATGATCCGCGGAATGCCCTCGATCCTGAAAAAACTGGTCACGGAATCGTCAGCTCGGCGGACGGGATAATTGAACTCCGTCCGGCCGAGAAATTCCGCATAGGCCTTCTCGTCGTCATCGAGGGACACGCCCAAAAGCAGCAGGTCCGCGTCGGAATAGCTTTCGCGAAGCTGCCGCAGTTCGGGAATCTCCGCCCTGCACGGCGGGCACCATGTAGCCCAGAAATTGACGACAACCACCCGCCCGCGGGCGGACCCCACTGCGCGGATGATATCCATCGCGGCCACGGTGTCCCGCTCGTTTCCGGGCAGTGCCGCAACTGCGGCATCCGCATGGGCCTGTCCGACGACAAAAGGAGCGGAAAAGCCGAGGAGCGCCGCTGAAAGCACCACCCCTCCGGCAAGCCGCTTCACAAATCCCTTGCGCATTCTCATGCTCCACGGCTCTCGGCCACGGCGCCGCTCAAGGCCTTGGCAACCTTCACAGCGTCCACAGCGTCGCGGGAATAACCGTCCGCGCCGATCCTGTCGGCATAATCCTGCGTAACCACCGCGCCGCCAACCATGACCTTGCAATTCAGGCCCTGCTCGCGCACAAGGTTCACGGTCTCCTCCATGCGGACCATGGTGGTGGTCATGAGCGCGGACAGGCCGATGACGGCCGCATTTTCGCGGCGCGCCGTCTCCACGATGCGCTCTGCGGGCACGTCCTTGCCAAGGTCGATGACCTCGAAGCCGTTGTTGCGCAGCATGAGGATGACGATGTTCTTGCCGATGTCGTGGATGTCGCCCTCCACCGTGGCCATGACCACCTTCACCCGTTCCTTGCCACCCGAAACGGCCTCAAGGTGCGGGCGCAGATGCTCGAAGGCGAGCTGCATGGTCTCGGCGGATTGCAGAAGCTGCGGCAGGAAGTATTCCTTGCGCTCGTACTTCTCGCCAACCTCGGTGATGGCCGGGATGAGGTCGCTATCGACGATCTCGAAGGGATCGCGGCCCTTGGCGAGCTCGGCCTCCACAAGTTCGACGACCTTCTCCGCCGCACCTGCGATGACGGCCTGCCCCGGAGTTTCCACGGGCGCGGCCGCACCGGCGAGGTGCGAATCGCGTCCCGGCAACGGACCGCCGGTCGGTTTCCACTCCGCGTAACCGGCCACGAAATCGCGAGCCTGCGGGTCCCGCGCGAGCAGCACCTCCGACGAGGAGAGGCTCTCCATGAGACGATTCGAACCGGGATTGGCAATGAAGGCCGAAAGGCCCTGCGTCATGCCCATCACGAGGAACGAGGCGTTGAGCAGTTCACGCGCGGGCAGACCAAAGGAAATGTTCGACAGACCACACACCGTGGCCAGATTCCATTCGTCACGGCAGTGGCGGATGACTTCGAGGCAGGCCTTGGCGGACTCCGGCTTGGACGATACGGTCAGCACCAGCGCGTCGACCATGATGAGCCGTCGCGGAACGCCGAGGTCGTCGGCCTCGCGCAGGAGCGACTCGATGACCGCGAGCCTGTCGGAGGCGGTCACGGGCAGCTTACGGCCCAGAAGCGGCAGCATGATGAACGGCGCGCCATAGTGCTTGCACAGCGGGCCGAGGGCCTGCATGCGGCCGGGTTCGCCACTAATGGAGTTGACGAGCGGTGAGCCGGGATACACGTCCAGCGCGGCGCGGATGGCGTCTGCGTTGGTGGAATCAAGGCACAGCGGAGCCTGCACGCGCGACACGAGGGCCGAGACGAGATCAGGCAGCAGCGTTTCCTCGCGTACCATGGGCGCGCCCACGTTCACATCAAGGATATGTGCGCCGCAGGCCAACTGCTCCTTGGCAAAACGGAAGGCTTCGGAGAACTGCCCGGCCTGAAGTTCGGCAGTGAGCTGCTTCTTGCCCGTGGGGTTGATGCGCTCGCCGATGACCTTGCTGCGTCGATGCGGCGACACGGCCACGGACTGCGCGCGCGAGGTCAGCACGAGGCAGTCGCGCTCTGGCGGTTCGGGCAGCGACCACGCCACGTCCTCGAACACCTTCGAGGCGCAGCGGATATGCTCCGGCGTGGTGCCGCAGCAACCGCCGATGGCCTTGGCCCCAAGCGCCACGAAAGGCTTTATCTGCTCAGCGAAGGTCTCGGGGTCCAGCCGGAATACGGTGCGGCCGTCCTCAAGCTCGGGCAGGCCGGCGTTGGGCTGGGCGAAGAACGGAGTGGACAGGCGCGGCAGCATGGCGCGCACCACCTCAAGCATACCTTCGGGACCGGCGGAACAGTTGGTGCCGATGAGCTCGACGCCGAGGTTCTGCATGGTGTCGATGAAGGTCAGCGGGCGGGTGCCCGTCAGGCTGACGCCATCCTCGAAGGTCATGGACACGGCCACGGGCAGGTCGCACACTTCACGGGCGGCGATAACGGCGGCCCTGCATTCGGCGAGGTCGAACTGCGTCTCGATGATGAGCAGGTCCGCTCCGCCTTCGCTCAGGCCGCGAATCTGCCGCTTGAAGGCCTCGACGAGGTCGCGGAAGTCCACGTCGCCAAGCGGACGACAGAACTTTCCGGTGGGGCCGATGTCACCCGCGACGAAGGCGCGGTCTCCGGCGGCCTGCCGGGCCACGGCGGTCATCTCGCGGTTGAAGGAGACGACTTCCAGACCGGCGTCGAGCTTGAAATCCGTACCACCGAAGGTATTGGTGGTGACAACACGCGCTCCGGCGTTTATGTATTCACGATGAATGTCGGCAACGATATCGGGATTGGCGAGGCCGAACGCTTCGGGTGACTGGCCGGGCTTCAGTCCCCGGGCCTGCAGAAGCGTCCCCATGCCGCCATCGAAGGCGAACATGCGGCTTTCCTTGAGGAAACGGCGAAAATCAGGCAACGTCATGCTCCGTTTTTGCGGGTTGACAGCGAGAACGGGTTACGCCCGCCAAGCGCGGATTCCGAGGCTTGCCGGGCCTGTGTTGTGTACTTAAAAACATTGAAAGTGACAAACAAAAACTATATCGTTCCCGGACCCCGAAAGGGGCACGAAACCTGCTAACGGCAGCCGTCATCCGCCGCATTTCACGGCGACGGCCCGCCCGGAAAGGCGGCTTTCGCAACACGGACCGCCATGGTCGCGACTAACGATGGAAGATCATACCATAATAGACGAAAACGACATCGAGTTCGAATCCGAAGATGACGCCATCGAAGGCGAATCCGAAGACATCGTCGAAGGCGAGTGGGAACACCCTGCCGACGACGATGACGACGATTCGCACGAGAAGGCGCTCACTCTCGTCGGCAGTTCGGACATCATGCCCCGCGATCCGCTCAGGCTCTACCTGCGCGAGATCAGCCGCTTCCCCCTGCTCGCCCCCGAGGAGGAGTTGGAACTCGCCCGCCGTGTGCGCGACGAGGGCGACAACGAAGCCGCGTTCCGGATCGTGTCGTCCCATCTGCGCCTTGTGGTGAAGATCGCCATGGAATTCCAGCGCCGCTGGATGCAGAACGTTCTGGACCTCATCCAGGAGGGCAACGTCGGCCTCATGCGGGCCGTCCAGAAGTTCGACCCCGAGAAGGGCATCAAGTTCTCCTACTACGCGGCGTTCTGGATCAAGGCCTACATCCTGAAATTTATCATGGACAACTGGCGTCTGGTCAAGATCGGCACCACGCAGTCGCAGCGCAAGCTCTTCTACAACCTCAACAAGGAACGGCAGCGCCTGCAGAATCTGGGCTTCGACCCGGACACCGCGACACTGTCCAAGAACCTCGGCGTGGCCGAGGACGTCATCATTGAAATGGACCAGAGACTCGCCCGGCAGGACATGTCGCTCAACGTCCCGCTTGGCGAGGACGGCGGCGCGTCGCGCATGGACTTTCTCCCCGCGCTCGAACAGGGCATCGAGGACAACGTCGCGCAGGACGAGATCAGCGCCATGGTCCGCAAACACATTCAGGCCATCCTTCCCCAGTTGAGCGACAAGGAACGGGACATTCTCGCCTCGCGGCTGTTGACCGACGAACCGGCCACCCTGCGCGAGATTGGCGAGAAGTACGACATCACCCGCGAGCGCGTGCGCCAGATCGAGGCCCGCCTACTCGAAAAGCTCCGGAAGCACATGGCCGAACACATCTCCGACTTCTCGGACGACTGGATCCACACCGATGAATGAAACACTGCGCAGAATGAAGAACGAGGCGAAGATTCTTGCGGCGAAGCAGATTCTTCCGGGCTTTTATCAGGAGTGCTCCGCCGAGCTGCACTACAGCAACCGGAACTTCTTCGATCATCCCATGATCCTGCGCCTGCAGGAAGACGTGATCCCCTTCCTCTACGATGATGCGAGCCATGGCGTGGTCCACGCCAAGAAGGTCGCCATC
Coding sequences within:
- a CDS encoding sigma-70 family RNA polymerase sigma factor produces the protein MEDHTIIDENDIEFESEDDAIEGESEDIVEGEWEHPADDDDDDSHEKALTLVGSSDIMPRDPLRLYLREISRFPLLAPEEELELARRVRDEGDNEAAFRIVSSHLRLVVKIAMEFQRRWMQNVLDLIQEGNVGLMRAVQKFDPEKGIKFSYYAAFWIKAYILKFIMDNWRLVKIGTTQSQRKLFYNLNKERQRLQNLGFDPDTATLSKNLGVAEDVIIEMDQRLARQDMSLNVPLGEDGGASRMDFLPALEQGIEDNVAQDEISAMVRKHIQAILPQLSDKERDILASRLLTDEPATLREIGEKYDITRERVRQIEARLLEKLRKHMAEHISDFSDDWIHTDE